TACGCACTGGGAGCCCATGGCAGCCGGCGGACAGCGATCGCAGGGTTGGTCGGCCTGGCCGCTGCGGCTGTGGTGAGTGCTGCTGTCGCCGCGGCAGCTCAAGCGGATGCGATCGTGATGGGTCCCATGGGTGCGCTGACCGCGGTGGCGTGGGGTGTCGGGCGGTACGTCCGGATGCGTCGCGACTACGTCGACACGCTCGTCGCGTACGCCGCGCAGGTGGAGGCCGACCGCGACGAGAAGGCGCGGCGGGCGGTGCTCGAGGAACGGCGTCGCATCGCGCGGGAGTTGCACGATCAGGTCGCGCACCACCTCGGCATCGCCGCGCTCCACACGAGTGCGGCGCGGCGGTGGTTGGCGCGCGACACCGATCGCGCCGAGTCCTCGCTGGGTCTGGCCGAGGATGCCGTCCGAGGGGCGTTGACGACGATGCCCGCGATCCTGCGGGCGCTGCGCGTCGATGACGCCGACGGCGATCTTGCGCCGCAGCCGACGTTGGACGGGCTCGACCGCCTGGTTGCCGAGGTCGCTGAGGCGGGACTGGCCGTCGAACTGCGCATCGAAGGCGAGCGGCGTGCGCTGAGCTCACCTGTGGCGCTCGCTGCGTACCGGATCGTCCAGGAGGCGCTGACCAACACGCTGAAGCATGCGGACGCGACGCGGTCGACCGTCGTGCTTCGCTTCGCGCCGGATCGACTCGACGTGGTCGTGACCGACAACGGATCGGGCGCGGTGGCTGAGGGAGCTGCGGGTGGAGGCCTCGGACTGCTCGGCATGCGTGAACGTGTGGATGTGCTCGGCGGTACGTTGATGACGTCACCGGGGCAGGGTGGGTTCGCGGTTCGGGCCACTCTGCCGCTGGTGGGTGGGAAGGAGCGCGGTGACGATCCGGGTGCTGCTGGCCGATGATCAGGATCTCGTCCGCACCGGCGTGCGGATGATCCTGGAGACCGAGACAGATCTGCAGGTCGTCGGAGAGGCACGCAACGGCGGCGAGGCGGTCGCGATGACCCGCCGTCTGCGTCCCGACGTCGTCCTGATGGACGTCCGCATGCCCGGAATGGACGGGGTCGAGGCGACACGCCAGCTGACGGCGCTCGACCCACCGCTGCCCAGCCGGGTGTTGATGCTGACGACCTACGACCTGGACGAGTACGTGTTCGCCGCGCTGCGCGCCGGCGCGGCGGGGTTCCTGTTGAAGCACGCGCCCGGCGATGCGCTCGTCGAGGCCGTCCGTACCGTCGCACGCGGGGAGGGGCTCCTCACGCCCGAGATCACGCGTCGGGTCATCGAAGCGTTCGCGGACGTGCCGGACGTCCCCGGCGCACCGCCACCCGAGCTGGAGCGTCTCACGGCCCGCGAACGCGATGTGTTCGACCTGTTGGTGCGTGGTCAATCGAACAGTCAGATCGCCCAGGCGCTCTACGTCGAGCCGTCAACGGTCAAGACCCACGTCGCGCATGCGCTGAACAAGCTCAGAGTGCCCGATCGGGTCGCCGCCGTCATCTACGCCTACGAGCATGGCCTGGTCACACCGGGGAGGTAGCCGGGCGCTGGCCCGCCTACCGGCTACGAGTTGAGTCCGTGCAGCGCCAGCCGCCCGGTGCCGTGCCGAGTCGATCGGGACGCGGCGTAACGCTCGTACAGGTGGTTGCTGAAGCGTTCGTCGGGGTCGTATCGACGCTTCACCGCGAAGAACGTCTCGATGTCGGGATACGCCCGGCGGAGCTGCTGCTGGTCATAGCGCAGCTGGTAGGGAAGATAGAATGTGCCTCCGCGGTCGATCGCATGGTCGACGAGTCGCCGGGTCGCATCCGCCATCTTCTCGTCGCCTTCGGGTGTCGTCTTCTGGTTGACGTACAACACGACGGCGAAGCGGTCAGTCGGCGCATAGCTGAGCATGATGTCATCAGCATGGACGACGCGTATCGAGGCGTTGACCAGCACGAGACCCTCATCGCGGAGCACCTGTCGCGCAGCTGCGACGAATGCCACCGTCTGGTCCCGTGGGAGAAAGTACTCCTGGAGAATGTCGGTATCGTCGGGGATCTTGTTGCGGAGGGCACCCAGGCTCGTGTACAGCGCCTGGTTGCGGGAGATCAGGCACGCCTCGGACTCGGCCAGCGCCTCGTTGCGTGACTCACGGCACGGCCGGAACCGTGGCAGCACATGCTTCTGCCCCGCCCACTTCAGCCACTGTCCCACACGACCCGTCTTGGACAGGTTCAGCATGAACCTGCTGCTGCGCACCCAGCCGATCTCGCCGAGCGGGGGCGGATGCTCGTCGCGTACACCGGTGGTGGAGTAGGTGTAGAGGACGGCCTCGTCCATCAGGCTTCCCGCAGCGGTGGACAGGTGCGCGTAGGCGAGATGCACGCGCTGGTCGGGTGCGAGCTGTCGCTCGTAGATGGCGGGGAACTGGTCGGCGGTGATCAGGCGCTGGTCGAAGGCGTACACCTCGTTCGGCGCGAGGTCGAGCTCGACCGAGACGATCACGCCGAACAGCCCGTACCCGCCGATGACAGCGCGGAACAGCTCCGGTTCGCTCGTGCGATCGACATGGATCAGCTCGCCATCGGCGAGCATCACATCCAGGGACCGCACCGTCGATGCGATCGAGCCCGCGCGGTGGTCGGTGCCATGCGCATTGACCGCCACCGAGCCACCAACCGTGAGGATGTCGACCCCTTGCATCGACGAGACCGACAGACCCTGCGGATTGAGGAAGCGGAGCACCTGTGCCCATGTCGCGCCAGCGCCCGCCGTCAACGTGCGGCGCTCCTCGTCGATCGACAGGTCGGCGAAGCCGCGCGTGTCGATCACGAGGCCGTGGGGTGTGAAGGCCTGGCCACCCATGGAATGGCGAGCTCCCGCCGCCGTGACCTGAAGGCCTTCACTGGCCGCAAACGCGAGCACCTCCCGCAACTCGCGGACGCTCTCGGGCCGGACGACACCGGCGACCGGTGTGCG
Above is a window of Euzebyales bacterium DNA encoding:
- a CDS encoding histidine kinase, with protein sequence MQHGRLRVAPRVVDALVITAVALPGIVGLAILIIATRAAPSDIPLTSVVLMVLQAGVLWWRRTHPLVVFAVTLLALLTAEGLGDINASSFLGPPAAAYALGAHGSRRTAIAGLVGLAAAAVVSAAVAAAAQADAIVMGPMGALTAVAWGVGRYVRMRRDYVDTLVAYAAQVEADRDEKARRAVLEERRRIARELHDQVAHHLGIAALHTSAARRWLARDTDRAESSLGLAEDAVRGALTTMPAILRALRVDDADGDLAPQPTLDGLDRLVAEVAEAGLAVELRIEGERRALSSPVALAAYRIVQEALTNTLKHADATRSTVVLRFAPDRLDVVVTDNGSGAVAEGAAGGGLGLLGMRERVDVLGGTLMTSPGQGGFAVRATLPLVGGKERGDDPGAAGR
- a CDS encoding response regulator transcription factor, which produces MTIRVLLADDQDLVRTGVRMILETETDLQVVGEARNGGEAVAMTRRLRPDVVLMDVRMPGMDGVEATRQLTALDPPLPSRVLMLTTYDLDEYVFAALRAGAAGFLLKHAPGDALVEAVRTVARGEGLLTPEITRRVIEAFADVPDVPGAPPPELERLTARERDVFDLLVRGQSNSQIAQALYVEPSTVKTHVAHALNKLRVPDRVAAVIYAYEHGLVTPGR
- a CDS encoding FAD-binding oxidoreductase, yielding MASRWKAAAAAAVLYGAVAVARFVDTYAGEPAQAKDCPPLHGGEAELRETDATEVLPAPKALPVALIQRGGTINDASCLNRTPVAGVVRPESVRELREVLAFAASEGLQVTAAGARHSMGGQAFTPHGLVIDTRGFADLSIDEERRTLTAGAGATWAQVLRFLNPQGLSVSSMQGVDILTVGGSVAVNAHGTDHRAGSIASTVRSLDVMLADGELIHVDRTSEPELFRAVIGGYGLFGVIVSVELDLAPNEVYAFDQRLITADQFPAIYERQLAPDQRVHLAYAHLSTAAGSLMDEAVLYTYSTTGVRDEHPPPLGEIGWVRSSRFMLNLSKTGRVGQWLKWAGQKHVLPRFRPCRESRNEALAESEACLISRNQALYTSLGALRNKIPDDTDILQEYFLPRDQTVAFVAAARQVLRDEGLVLVNASIRVVHADDIMLSYAPTDRFAVVLYVNQKTTPEGDEKMADATRRLVDHAIDRGGTFYLPYQLRYDQQQLRRAYPDIETFFAVKRRYDPDERFSNHLYERYAASRSTRHGTGRLALHGLNS